In Rhodococcus rhodochrous, a single genomic region encodes these proteins:
- a CDS encoding (Fe-S)-binding protein: MRIALFATCLGDTMFPKAVSATALLLTRLGHDVVFPERQTCCGQMHVNTGYQPDALPLVENYVVAFDDSSIDAVVAPSGSCVGSVRHQHEIVASRYGSASLCGRVDTVKAKTYELSEFLVDVLGVTDVGAYFPHRVTYHPTCHSLRMLRVGEKPLQLLRAVREIDLVELPEADSCCGFGGTFAIKNAETSTAMLADKLSNVAATGAEYCSAGDSSCLMHIGGGLTRLRTGTRTIHLAEILASVEPAVAPKGVPA, encoded by the coding sequence ATGCGAATCGCCCTGTTCGCGACGTGCCTCGGCGACACGATGTTCCCGAAGGCCGTTTCGGCCACCGCCCTGCTCCTCACCCGGCTCGGGCACGACGTCGTCTTCCCCGAACGCCAGACCTGCTGCGGCCAGATGCACGTCAACACCGGCTACCAACCCGACGCGCTGCCGCTCGTCGAGAACTACGTCGTCGCCTTCGACGACAGCAGCATCGACGCCGTCGTCGCCCCTTCCGGATCGTGCGTCGGATCCGTCCGTCACCAGCACGAAATCGTCGCCTCCCGTTACGGTTCCGCGTCGTTGTGCGGGCGGGTCGACACCGTCAAGGCCAAGACGTACGAGTTGTCCGAATTCCTCGTCGACGTCCTCGGCGTCACCGACGTCGGCGCCTACTTCCCCCACCGGGTGACCTATCACCCCACCTGCCACTCGTTGCGGATGCTGCGGGTGGGGGAGAAACCGCTCCAGCTGTTGCGTGCTGTGCGCGAGATCGACCTCGTCGAACTGCCCGAGGCCGACTCGTGCTGCGGATTCGGAGGCACCTTCGCGATCAAGAACGCCGAGACCTCCACTGCGATGCTCGCCGACAAGCTGAGCAATGTCGCCGCCACCGGCGCCGAATACTGCAGCGCCGGCGACTCGTCGTGCCTGATGCACATCGGCGGCGGTCTCACGCGCCTGCGCACCGGCACCCGCACCATCCACCTCGCCGAGATCCTCGCCTCCGTGGAACCGGCCGTCGCCCCCAAGGGAGTGCCCGCGTGA
- a CDS encoding glycosyltransferase family 87 protein, translated as MIENSNHGRDGRPWWVQPTVRSPQALLKCVFWPIAVMLVVHRTAILAVDGARTDDFTGVYRAAVAFWNREPVYTATYEHVDPHYLYPPSGSLLIAPFAALEHELSRWAFIGVNAAAVLVAVYLVVRMLGYTARSAAFPIAVTVAFASESVINTLVFTNINGVVLLGQMAFLTLLLARRDLWAGTAIGVTFAIKPILAPLLLLPVLRRQSKALLTAAAVPVGLTALAWRWAADPWQFVERTVPYLLQSRDYFNSSITGNGTYYGLPEPLILGLRIGFAVLAAATMYLLHRYHRHDEVFFVVTGAGVLMTASFLLGSLGQMYYSMLLFPLLMSVVLPQSVMRNWPAWLAVYGFLSADEWYSGRWVEAGRYAEYMRPTLGWSLLLIVIFAVLVDRRRSARVPEPVTDPSVDIARTGRQNASAPKL; from the coding sequence GTGTCTTCTGGCCGATCGCCGTGATGCTCGTCGTCCATCGCACGGCGATCCTCGCCGTCGACGGTGCGCGCACGGACGACTTCACCGGTGTCTACCGCGCAGCCGTCGCCTTCTGGAACCGTGAACCGGTCTACACAGCGACGTACGAACACGTCGACCCGCACTACCTCTACCCGCCGTCGGGTTCGCTGCTGATCGCACCGTTCGCGGCCCTCGAACACGAACTCTCACGATGGGCGTTCATCGGGGTCAACGCGGCGGCCGTCCTCGTCGCCGTGTACCTCGTCGTGCGGATGCTCGGGTACACGGCGCGATCGGCGGCGTTCCCGATCGCGGTGACGGTCGCCTTCGCTTCCGAATCGGTGATCAACACCCTGGTGTTCACCAACATCAACGGTGTGGTCCTACTCGGTCAGATGGCGTTCCTGACATTGTTGCTGGCGCGGCGGGACCTCTGGGCCGGCACGGCAATCGGGGTGACCTTCGCGATCAAGCCGATTCTCGCGCCGTTGCTGTTGCTTCCCGTGCTGCGCCGCCAGAGCAAGGCTCTCCTGACCGCCGCAGCGGTGCCGGTCGGGCTCACCGCATTGGCGTGGCGGTGGGCTGCGGATCCGTGGCAGTTCGTCGAACGCACCGTCCCGTATCTGCTGCAGTCCCGCGACTACTTCAACAGTTCGATCACCGGCAACGGCACCTATTACGGTCTGCCCGAGCCCCTGATCCTCGGGTTGCGCATCGGTTTCGCGGTGCTCGCCGCGGCCACGATGTATCTGCTCCACCGTTACCACCGGCACGACGAGGTGTTCTTCGTCGTCACCGGTGCCGGCGTGCTGATGACCGCGTCGTTCCTGCTCGGTTCGCTCGGGCAGATGTACTACTCGATGCTTCTGTTCCCGTTGCTCATGAGCGTGGTCCTCCCACAGTCCGTGATGCGGAACTGGCCGGCATGGCTGGCGGTGTACGGCTTCCTCAGCGCCGACGAATGGTATTCGGGCAGATGGGTGGAGGCGGGCCGGTACGCCGAGTACATGCGCCCGACACTGGGCTGGTCGCTGCTGCTCATCGTGATATTCGCGGTGCTGGTCGATCGCCGACGATCCGCACGCGTCCCCGAACCGGTCACAGACCCTTCGGTGGACATCGCTCGGACAGGGCGTCAGAACGCGTCGGCGCCGAAACTCTGA
- a CDS encoding WhiB family transcriptional regulator, whose product MTLLTERVRPRLGWQQHANCRTSDEYFFFAPEGEPPNIRRRREVVAKRICASCRVLAECRTHAMLSGELHGVWGGLSEHERLQHLNH is encoded by the coding sequence ATGACCCTGCTGACCGAGCGTGTCCGGCCGCGACTCGGATGGCAACAGCATGCCAACTGCCGGACCTCCGACGAGTACTTCTTCTTCGCCCCGGAGGGCGAACCACCGAACATCCGCAGGCGGCGCGAGGTCGTCGCGAAACGCATTTGCGCGAGCTGCCGAGTGCTGGCCGAGTGTCGCACCCACGCGATGCTCAGCGGCGAACTGCACGGAGTGTGGGGTGGACTGTCGGAACACGAACGGCTGCAACATCTCAACCACTGA
- a CDS encoding FadR/GntR family transcriptional regulator, translating to MSSSEGRAWEQVLNHLEQMLVSGELGPGQRLPPERTLAAQLGVGRSSVREALRVMEALGLLSTHTGSGPNVGAMIVSRPTGGMSMLMRLQVAAQNFPVSHIVRTRLVLETEVMDTLANRTPAPELTPAEELLDAMDDPELAAPEFLVLDAQFHVAMADAAGNLVVAAMVAGLRDSIESYVLAGAPHTDWPATCVRLRHEHRGLVDAVRAGDATLARKRIVEHIRGYYAQSFGADAF from the coding sequence ATGTCGTCGTCCGAGGGTCGTGCGTGGGAGCAGGTGCTCAACCACCTGGAGCAGATGCTGGTCTCGGGAGAACTCGGCCCGGGCCAGCGTCTGCCCCCGGAGCGCACGCTCGCCGCACAACTCGGCGTCGGCCGGTCTTCGGTTCGTGAGGCACTGCGGGTGATGGAGGCCCTCGGGCTGCTCAGCACCCACACCGGCTCCGGGCCGAACGTCGGCGCGATGATCGTCTCGCGACCCACCGGCGGGATGTCGATGCTCATGCGCCTGCAGGTGGCCGCGCAGAACTTTCCCGTCTCCCACATCGTGCGCACCCGCCTGGTGCTCGAGACCGAGGTGATGGACACCCTCGCCAACCGGACCCCGGCGCCGGAACTCACCCCGGCCGAGGAACTGCTGGACGCGATGGACGATCCGGAGTTGGCGGCACCCGAGTTCCTGGTTCTCGACGCCCAGTTCCATGTCGCGATGGCCGACGCGGCCGGCAACCTCGTCGTCGCGGCGATGGTGGCCGGTCTGCGCGACTCCATCGAGAGCTACGTCCTCGCGGGCGCACCGCACACCGATTGGCCCGCGACCTGCGTGCGGCTGCGTCACGAGCACCGCGGTCTCGTCGACGCGGTCCGCGCCGGCGATGCCACGCTCGCCCGCAAGCGCATCGTCGAGCACATCCGCGGTTACTATGCTCAGAGTTTCGGCGCCGACGCGTTCTGA
- a CDS encoding LutC/YkgG family protein: protein MSSRDAILGRIRSAQTLAPPTPVEVPRDYRLGRTLPDAERRELLVDRLVDYKAHVHESTPEDLHVVLAKILTARGVRRVGIPEGLDRSWLAEFGGEVVVDSIDRPAADLGDLDGVVTASAVTCAETGTIFLDGSPDQGRRALTLVPDLHVCVVAMSDVEVGVPEALARLVPERPITMISGPSATSDIELERVEGVHGPRTLEVVMIG, encoded by the coding sequence ATGAGCAGCCGCGACGCGATTCTCGGCCGGATCCGTTCGGCGCAGACTCTGGCACCGCCGACACCGGTCGAGGTACCGCGCGACTACCGTCTCGGACGCACCCTGCCGGACGCCGAACGCCGTGAGCTGCTGGTCGACCGGCTGGTCGACTACAAGGCCCACGTGCACGAAAGCACACCGGAGGATCTGCATGTTGTGCTGGCGAAGATCCTCACGGCTCGTGGGGTGCGCCGCGTCGGGATCCCGGAGGGCCTGGATCGGTCGTGGCTGGCGGAATTCGGTGGCGAGGTGGTGGTCGACTCCATCGACCGGCCCGCAGCCGACCTCGGTGATCTCGACGGGGTCGTCACCGCTTCGGCCGTCACCTGCGCCGAGACGGGCACGATCTTCCTCGACGGCAGCCCCGACCAGGGGCGACGCGCGCTCACGCTGGTGCCCGACCTGCACGTGTGCGTCGTGGCGATGAGCGACGTCGAGGTGGGAGTGCCCGAAGCGCTGGCCCGGCTCGTCCCGGAACGGCCTATCACCATGATCAGTGGACCGTCCGCGACGTCGGACATCGAACTCGAACGCGTCGAGGGCGTGCACGGCCCCCGCACCCTGGAGGTGGTGATGATCGGATGA
- a CDS encoding LutB/LldF family L-lactate oxidation iron-sulfur protein, whose amino-acid sequence MTALGMPVVPPRGSGNLRGLEKFPDAARQELANPQLRRNIGKATHTIRAKRLNVTGELPDWEQLRDAGAAVKTDVLNRLPELLVQLEEAVTARGGVVHWAADAAEANAIVTDLIRKTGSDEVIKVKSMATQEIGLNEHLEEQGIAAYETDLAELIVQLGHDKPSHILVPAIHRNRAEIREIFLREMPDVDPDLDDNPRHLAAAARKFLRHKFMTVPVAVSGANFGIAETGTLAVVESEGNGRMCLTLPQTLITVMGIEKLLPTFRDLEVFLQLLPRSSTGERMNPYTSMWTGVTPGDGPQEFHLVLLDNGRTAALADEIGREALHCIRCSACLNVCPVYERTGGHAYGSTYPGPIGAVLSPQLAGMDQPDDPNASLPFASSLCGACYDACPVKIDIPSLLVELRHQKVEHARFGPEAAAMKAASLAMSSSRRWTAAQKAAGLGRVLAGKKGRITNLPGPLAGWTDARDMPAPPKQTFRQWWASDEGRAALAKAREEGQQR is encoded by the coding sequence GTGACCGCACTCGGTATGCCCGTCGTCCCGCCACGAGGATCCGGAAATCTGCGCGGTCTCGAGAAGTTTCCCGACGCAGCGCGCCAGGAACTCGCGAACCCGCAGTTGCGGCGCAACATCGGCAAGGCCACTCACACCATCCGTGCCAAGCGACTGAACGTCACCGGGGAACTGCCCGACTGGGAGCAGCTGCGCGACGCCGGAGCTGCCGTCAAGACCGACGTGCTCAACCGCCTCCCGGAGTTGCTCGTCCAACTCGAGGAGGCGGTGACAGCGCGCGGCGGCGTGGTGCACTGGGCGGCAGACGCCGCCGAGGCCAACGCCATCGTCACCGACCTGATCCGGAAGACGGGATCCGACGAGGTCATCAAGGTCAAATCGATGGCCACCCAGGAGATCGGACTCAACGAGCACCTCGAGGAACAAGGGATCGCCGCCTACGAGACCGACCTCGCCGAGCTCATCGTCCAACTCGGCCACGACAAGCCCTCGCACATCCTCGTGCCCGCCATCCACCGCAACCGCGCCGAGATCCGCGAGATCTTCCTGCGTGAGATGCCGGACGTCGACCCCGACCTCGACGACAATCCCCGCCACCTCGCCGCCGCGGCACGAAAGTTCCTGCGTCACAAGTTCATGACGGTGCCGGTTGCGGTGTCGGGCGCGAACTTCGGCATCGCCGAGACCGGCACCCTCGCCGTCGTCGAATCCGAGGGCAACGGCCGCATGTGCCTGACGCTGCCGCAGACACTCATCACCGTCATGGGCATCGAGAAGCTGTTGCCCACCTTCCGCGACCTCGAGGTGTTCCTGCAGCTGCTGCCGCGCTCGTCGACGGGGGAGCGCATGAATCCCTACACGTCGATGTGGACCGGTGTCACCCCCGGCGACGGTCCGCAGGAATTCCACCTCGTACTGCTGGACAACGGCCGCACCGCCGCGCTCGCCGACGAGATCGGACGTGAAGCACTGCACTGCATCCGGTGTTCGGCCTGCCTGAACGTGTGCCCGGTCTACGAGCGCACCGGAGGCCACGCCTACGGCTCGACCTATCCGGGCCCGATCGGCGCCGTCCTCAGCCCGCAGTTGGCCGGGATGGACCAACCCGACGACCCCAACGCCAGCCTGCCGTTCGCATCGAGCCTGTGCGGTGCCTGCTACGACGCCTGCCCCGTCAAGATCGACATCCCCTCGTTGCTGGTGGAACTGCGCCACCAGAAGGTCGAACACGCCCGCTTCGGACCCGAGGCCGCGGCGATGAAGGCCGCGTCGCTGGCCATGTCGTCCTCTCGACGCTGGACGGCCGCGCAGAAGGCCGCCGGACTCGGCCGTGTCCTCGCCGGCAAGAAGGGGAGAATCACCAATCTGCCCGGTCCGCTCGCCGGCTGGACCGACGCTCGCGACATGCCGGCCCCGCCGAAACAGACCTTCCGGCAATGGTGGGCCTCCGACGAAGGACGTGCCGCACTCGCGAAGGCACGCGAGGAAGGACAGCAGCGATGA
- a CDS encoding FG-GAP repeat domain-containing protein: protein MTGDLNITERVVRADDVRAADPSDEAQERTIHRYGRISILAAPGESAEESVSEIGDMRDLVDDPTEVETLGLAAQRLRQSAVYRRAKENRPRDGREWDMGDCTSVVPVPPQVAERDSQQEAGPTSSYLEGSVAVGIVIVQGPTAALSFTEAEVVKVVAEVQNGLGWLATANPLAGISFSYDIQNVNLSVQADPSAADLEALWRDPAMGALGYSADWNGVGAYVEDIRSRYGTRWTYCAFFTKYPLGHFAYAGAPRVVMDYNNDGWGPDNIDRVFAHETGHIFGCPDEYADSRCTCGGAFGRYGLANGNCENCAAEGGVPCLMKGNTFTVCGFTPGHLGWAPQLVVNNFGYNAGSWRTDRHPRFLADTTGNRRADIVGFGDAGVYVSRSQPNGRFETPRLVVKDFAYQAGGWRVERHPRFLADTTGDRRADIVGFGDAGVYVSRAQADGSFGPVTRVVADFGYVAGGWRVERHPRFLADTTGDGRADIVGFGDAGVYVSRAQADGTFGPVTRVVDDFGYNAGGWRVERHLRFLADTTGDGRADIVGFGEAGVYVSLARADGTYGPVTRVVDNFAYSAGGWRIERHPRFLADTTGDGRADIVGFGNAGVYVSRALGNGGFDAPGLIVTNFGYDAGGWRVDQHPRFLADTTGDGRADIIGFGSAGVWLHRS, encoded by the coding sequence ATGACCGGCGACCTGAACATCACGGAACGCGTCGTACGTGCAGACGACGTACGCGCAGCCGATCCGAGCGACGAGGCACAGGAACGAACGATCCACCGCTACGGGCGGATCTCCATCCTTGCCGCTCCGGGGGAGTCCGCGGAGGAATCCGTCTCGGAGATCGGAGACATGCGGGACCTCGTCGACGACCCCACCGAGGTCGAGACACTGGGCCTCGCGGCGCAACGGTTGCGGCAATCCGCCGTCTACCGGCGGGCGAAGGAGAACCGGCCCCGCGACGGTCGAGAGTGGGACATGGGGGACTGCACGTCGGTCGTGCCCGTCCCGCCCCAGGTGGCAGAGCGCGACAGTCAGCAGGAAGCGGGACCGACGAGTTCCTATCTCGAGGGGTCGGTGGCGGTCGGCATCGTCATCGTCCAGGGACCGACTGCGGCATTGAGCTTCACCGAGGCCGAGGTGGTGAAGGTGGTCGCCGAGGTCCAGAACGGTCTGGGATGGCTCGCCACCGCAAACCCCTTGGCGGGCATCTCCTTCTCGTACGACATCCAGAACGTGAACCTGAGTGTGCAGGCGGACCCGTCCGCTGCCGACCTCGAGGCGCTCTGGCGTGATCCGGCGATGGGCGCGCTGGGCTACAGTGCCGACTGGAACGGCGTGGGTGCCTACGTCGAGGACATCCGCAGCCGTTACGGAACCCGCTGGACGTACTGCGCCTTCTTCACGAAGTATCCGCTCGGTCACTTCGCGTACGCGGGTGCGCCACGGGTCGTCATGGACTACAACAACGACGGCTGGGGCCCGGACAACATCGACCGGGTGTTCGCGCACGAGACCGGACACATCTTCGGCTGCCCGGACGAGTACGCGGACAGCAGGTGCACGTGCGGCGGTGCCTTCGGACGATACGGACTCGCCAACGGCAACTGCGAGAACTGCGCGGCCGAAGGTGGCGTCCCGTGCCTGATGAAGGGCAACACGTTCACCGTCTGCGGCTTCACTCCCGGACACCTCGGATGGGCGCCGCAGCTCGTCGTCAACAACTTCGGGTACAACGCCGGATCGTGGCGCACCGATCGGCATCCGCGGTTCCTCGCCGACACCACGGGCAACCGCCGCGCCGACATCGTCGGATTCGGTGATGCCGGTGTCTACGTGTCGCGCTCCCAGCCCAACGGACGCTTCGAGACACCACGTCTCGTCGTCAAGGACTTCGCCTACCAGGCCGGTGGATGGCGGGTGGAGCGGCATCCGCGGTTCCTGGCGGATACGACTGGGGACCGTCGGGCCGATATCGTCGGTTTCGGTGATGCAGGGGTGTACGTGTCTCGGGCGCAGGCCGATGGGTCGTTCGGTCCGGTGACGAGGGTGGTCGCCGATTTCGGCTACGTTGCCGGTGGATGGCGGGTGGAGCGGCATCCGCGGTTCCTGGCCGACACTACGGGTGACGGCCGGGCGGACATCGTCGGATTCGGTGATGCCGGGGTGTACGTGTCCCGAGCGCAGGCGGACGGGACGTTCGGACCGGTCACGCGCGTCGTCGACGACTTCGGGTACAACGCGGGTGGTTGGCGCGTGGAGCGGCATCTACGGTTCCTAGCGGACACCACCGGGGACGGCCGGGCTGACATCGTCGGATTCGGCGAGGCGGGTGTGTATGTCTCTCTGGCTCGAGCCGATGGGACGTACGGGCCGGTCACGCGCGTCGTCGACAACTTCGCCTACAGCGCCGGAGGATGGCGGATCGAGCGGCATCCGCGGTTCCTGGCGGACACCACCGGTGACGGTCGTGCTGACATCGTCGGATTCGGCAATGCCGGCGTCTACGTGTCGCGGGCACTGGGCAACGGCGGGTTCGACGCGCCCGGATTGATCGTCACCAACTTCGGTTACGACGCCGGTGGGTGGCGGGTCGACCAGCATCCGCGGTTCCTGGCGGACACCACCGGTGACGGTCGCGCCGACATCATCGGGTTCGGCAGCGCCGGCGTGTGGTTGCACAGATCGTGA
- a CDS encoding L-lactate permease, whose protein sequence is MTFTPATDAIAGSLTASALVGLAPLLTFFVLLAGFKLKAWYSGLGALVVALVVAIIGFDMPAPLAGLSALQGITFGLFPVMWIVITAIWFYELTVVSGRFEDLRRIFNSIGHGDMRIQAMLIAFCFGGMLEALAGFGAPVAITGAMLVTLGMPALRAAVTVLIANTAPVAFGAMAIPITTAGALTDIPATEIAAVVGRQTPILALFVPLLLLFLVDGRRGVRQAWPIALVTGTTFALAQFWCSSHFSYELTDVVASLAGLTAAVLMLQVWKPRTPEDQLSRTRTDTIAVQAGTEGPGAARAPQRPVADESLTTSRVVMALFPYLLVITVFGVAKLWTVGVDLPERLAATDVKIEWPGLYGNLLTSNGDASSSAVYTFSWLSSPGTLLLLSGAIVTLVYARWDSGGMFPLTVRQAVATFGTTVVRMKLAIATVATVLGLSYVMNQSGQTVAIGTWLAGTGAIFALFSPILGWLGTAVTGSDTSANALFARLQQAAGQTAGIDPTLLVAANTSGGVVGKLISPQNLTIAATAVDQPGSESVLLRKVIGYSVAMLVILCVLVYLQSTPVLSWMLP, encoded by the coding sequence GTGACATTCACACCCGCCACTGACGCCATCGCAGGCAGCCTCACCGCATCGGCTCTCGTGGGCCTTGCGCCGCTGCTGACCTTCTTCGTCCTGCTCGCCGGCTTCAAACTCAAGGCCTGGTACTCCGGACTCGGCGCCCTCGTCGTCGCGCTCGTCGTCGCGATCATCGGCTTCGACATGCCCGCGCCGCTGGCCGGCCTGTCCGCCCTGCAGGGTATTACCTTCGGGCTCTTCCCGGTGATGTGGATCGTGATCACTGCGATCTGGTTCTACGAACTCACCGTCGTCAGCGGCCGGTTCGAGGATCTGCGGCGCATCTTCAACTCGATCGGTCACGGCGACATGCGGATCCAGGCGATGCTCATCGCCTTCTGCTTCGGCGGCATGCTCGAAGCACTCGCCGGATTCGGCGCGCCCGTCGCTATCACCGGCGCCATGCTCGTCACCCTCGGCATGCCCGCCCTGCGGGCCGCGGTCACGGTCCTGATCGCCAACACCGCACCGGTCGCCTTCGGCGCCATGGCCATCCCGATCACCACCGCCGGCGCCCTGACCGACATCCCCGCCACCGAGATCGCCGCCGTCGTCGGCCGTCAGACACCGATCCTGGCTCTCTTCGTGCCGTTGTTGCTGCTCTTCCTCGTCGACGGTCGTCGCGGTGTCCGGCAGGCCTGGCCGATCGCACTGGTCACCGGCACGACCTTCGCGCTCGCCCAGTTCTGGTGCTCGAGCCACTTCTCGTACGAACTCACCGATGTCGTCGCCTCGCTCGCCGGTCTCACCGCCGCCGTACTGATGCTGCAGGTCTGGAAGCCGCGGACCCCCGAGGACCAGCTCTCGCGCACCCGCACCGATACCATCGCGGTCCAGGCCGGCACGGAGGGACCCGGAGCCGCTCGTGCTCCGCAGCGTCCCGTCGCCGACGAGTCGCTGACCACCTCGCGCGTCGTCATGGCCCTGTTCCCGTACCTGCTGGTCATCACCGTGTTCGGTGTTGCGAAGCTGTGGACCGTCGGTGTCGATCTGCCGGAGCGTCTCGCCGCCACCGATGTCAAGATCGAGTGGCCCGGCCTGTACGGCAATCTGCTCACAAGCAACGGCGACGCGTCGAGCAGCGCGGTCTACACCTTCTCGTGGTTGTCGTCGCCGGGAACACTGCTGCTGCTCAGCGGCGCGATCGTCACCCTCGTCTACGCGCGGTGGGACAGCGGCGGCATGTTCCCGCTGACCGTCCGCCAGGCCGTGGCCACCTTCGGCACCACCGTCGTGCGGATGAAGCTCGCCATCGCCACGGTGGCCACCGTCCTGGGCCTGAGCTACGTGATGAACCAGTCCGGCCAGACCGTCGCGATCGGCACGTGGCTCGCCGGCACCGGCGCGATCTTCGCCCTGTTCTCCCCGATCCTCGGCTGGCTCGGCACCGCCGTCACCGGCTCGGACACATCCGCCAACGCCCTGTTCGCCCGCCTGCAGCAGGCCGCCGGGCAGACCGCCGGCATCGACCCGACCCTGCTGGTCGCGGCGAACACCTCCGGTGGTGTGGTCGGCAAGCTGATCAGCCCGCAGAACCTCACCATCGCCGCCACCGCGGTCGATCAGCCGGGCAGCGAATCGGTGTTGTTGCGCAAGGTGATCGGCTACAGCGTCGCGATGCTCGTCATCCTCTGTGTGCTGGTCTACCTGCAGTCCACGCCGGTGTTGTCCTGGATGCTCCCCTGA
- a CDS encoding S8 family peptidase, with protein sequence MMTDDADGPVEAETTGRQIITFTEDSTHEERVAALESISGVTSIASSDETGPEAVPADELESADATIFERLGVAVAAVDASQVESLEEVARQDPAIVAVEPEHVVHTLAAPLAMETHLADGRRHTWGPQATRALTSQFDGSGVRVAVLDTGFDLNHPDFAGRTIISKSFIAGQAVQDGNGHGTHCVGTSCGPRNLPNARGYGVAPKAAIFVGKVLSNQGSGSDSTILAGIEWALANGCQVVSMSLGADVPQPVMAYEAVGQRALAAGTLIIAAAGNNARRPADPGFVGSPANSPSIMAVAALASDLRMAAFSARATVVPGGAIDIAAPGVDVYSSWPMPDRYNTISGTSMATPHVAGLAALIVQSTAKTGKELWKTLVDGAEVLPLPQVDAGAGLAIAP encoded by the coding sequence ATGATGACGGACGATGCCGACGGCCCCGTCGAGGCCGAGACCACGGGCCGGCAGATCATCACTTTCACCGAGGACAGCACCCACGAGGAACGGGTCGCCGCACTCGAATCGATCAGCGGCGTGACCTCGATCGCGTCCAGCGACGAGACGGGACCGGAAGCGGTCCCCGCCGACGAACTCGAATCCGCCGACGCGACCATCTTCGAACGACTCGGGGTGGCTGTCGCCGCGGTCGACGCGTCGCAGGTCGAATCGCTCGAGGAGGTCGCACGGCAGGATCCGGCGATCGTGGCCGTGGAACCCGAACATGTCGTCCATACCCTGGCGGCACCGCTGGCCATGGAGACACATCTGGCGGACGGCCGCAGGCACACCTGGGGTCCGCAGGCCACCCGTGCGCTCACGTCGCAGTTCGATGGCTCCGGCGTTCGGGTGGCCGTGCTCGACACCGGATTCGACCTGAACCATCCCGACTTCGCGGGCCGGACGATCATCAGCAAATCGTTCATCGCAGGCCAGGCGGTCCAGGACGGGAACGGACACGGCACCCACTGTGTCGGCACGTCCTGCGGACCGAGGAATCTACCGAACGCGCGAGGCTACGGCGTCGCACCGAAGGCGGCGATCTTCGTCGGGAAGGTGCTGAGCAATCAGGGCAGTGGGTCCGACTCCACAATCCTTGCCGGGATCGAGTGGGCGTTGGCCAACGGGTGCCAGGTCGTCTCGATGTCTCTGGGCGCCGACGTTCCTCAACCGGTGATGGCCTACGAGGCCGTCGGACAGCGCGCACTGGCTGCCGGGACGCTGATCATCGCTGCTGCGGGGAACAACGCTCGTCGGCCGGCGGACCCCGGATTCGTCGGAAGTCCCGCGAACTCGCCGTCGATCATGGCGGTCGCGGCACTGGCGTCCGACCTGAGGATGGCGGCGTTCTCGGCCAGGGCCACCGTGGTTCCGGGCGGTGCGATCGACATCGCCGCACCCGGTGTCGACGTGTACTCGTCGTGGCCGATGCCGGACCGCTACAACACGATCAGCGGGACATCCATGGCCACACCGCACGTGGCCGGATTGGCGGCGCTCATCGTGCAGAGCACGGCAAAGACCGGAAAGGAACTCTGGAAGACGCTGGTCGACGGGGCCGAGGTGCTGCCGTTGCCGCAGGTCGATGCGGGCGCGGGGTTGGCCATCGCGCCGTGA